The following coding sequences lie in one Streptococcus suis genomic window:
- a CDS encoding MATE family efflux transporter, with protein MNDLTKGKPIAVILQFAIPLLIGSFFQLAYNFADSMIVGHTLGKDAFASVGSTASLIFLIIGFAQGVTNGLTIISAQRFGAGDLEGLKKSFVHGLFYASLISLLLTVSALAFLKPILVLMQTPVSIIDHSHAFLTAMFGGLTFTIFYNFLSSALRSLGNSKTPLLALVIACLINIGLDFFFILVMNWGVFGAGFATILAQACSVLFLIFYIIHKVPHYHIGLADLKLDRGNLKKHAQLAFPMGFQASIIAIGAMTLQFMVNQLGTDAIAAQAIALRTDQLAMLPMVNLGLAIATFTAQNYGAKLYDRIREGVRHSLLLSIAWAIVFAVILILGNRFFSGLFLPNASQTVLDLALVYYIINGSCYWIVASLFILRSFIQGLGKGFIPTLAGFGELIFRAIVAVLGMQYFGFYGTAAANPAAWIGSIIVLIPSSIIFMKKLKAGQSI; from the coding sequence ATGAATGATTTAACCAAAGGAAAGCCGATTGCGGTCATCTTACAATTCGCTATTCCCTTGTTGATTGGATCTTTTTTTCAACTGGCCTATAATTTTGCTGATTCCATGATTGTAGGGCATACTTTGGGAAAGGATGCCTTTGCAAGTGTCGGTTCGACAGCTAGCCTGATTTTTTTAATCATCGGTTTTGCCCAAGGTGTTACCAATGGATTAACCATTATTTCTGCCCAACGCTTTGGAGCTGGCGACTTAGAGGGGCTTAAAAAATCTTTTGTCCACGGACTCTTCTACGCTTCCCTCATCAGCCTTTTACTAACAGTCTCAGCCTTAGCTTTTTTGAAACCTATCTTGGTCTTAATGCAAACACCTGTGAGTATCATCGACCACTCCCATGCCTTTCTAACGGCCATGTTTGGAGGATTGACCTTTACTATTTTTTATAATTTCCTGTCTTCAGCCCTACGCAGTCTCGGAAACTCTAAAACACCTCTACTGGCTCTAGTTATCGCTTGTTTAATCAATATCGGTCTGGATTTTTTCTTTATCTTAGTTATGAACTGGGGCGTTTTCGGAGCTGGCTTTGCAACTATCCTTGCCCAAGCCTGTTCGGTCCTCTTTCTTATTTTTTACATTATCCACAAGGTACCTCACTATCATATCGGACTAGCTGATTTAAAATTGGATAGAGGTAATCTCAAGAAACATGCCCAGCTTGCTTTTCCAATGGGATTTCAAGCCAGTATTATCGCCATCGGAGCCATGACCTTGCAGTTTATGGTCAACCAACTAGGAACAGACGCCATCGCCGCCCAGGCCATTGCCCTTCGTACTGACCAGTTGGCTATGCTGCCCATGGTCAATCTGGGATTGGCTATCGCAACCTTTACTGCTCAGAACTACGGTGCCAAGCTCTATGACCGTATTCGAGAAGGAGTGCGCCACTCATTACTCCTCAGCATTGCTTGGGCCATTGTATTTGCGGTCATTCTCATCTTGGGCAATCGCTTCTTCTCTGGTCTCTTTCTGCCAAATGCCAGTCAAACAGTGCTGGACTTGGCTCTTGTTTACTACATCATTAACGGCTCTTGTTACTGGATTGTTGCTTCCCTCTTTATTCTTCGTAGCTTTATTCAGGGACTTGGCAAGGGCTTTATCCCAACACTAGCAGGCTTTGGAGAATTGATTTTCCGTGCTATCGTAGCCGTTCTGGGCATGCAGTATTTCGGCTTCTATGGAACCGCCGCCGCTAACCCCGCCGCCTGGATTGGTAGTATCATCGTCCTGATTCCAAGTTCCATCATCTTTATGAAAAAATTAAAAGCTGGACAAAGTATATAA
- a CDS encoding IS630 family transposase (programmed frameshift), translating into MKLTIEQTKELKTYLKDKTYSPFHRRLQVILFRAEGLSYKEITNLIGYSKYTIWSLQRKYELEGISALVRETRGGRNRQYLTLQEEEAFLKEQLTASLNGEFVTINSLYEAYQKRVGHPTTKEGFYAILKRHGWRKVTPRPEHPKKADAETILASKNKIFIHENRKKRFKNSRRYHKVRLMYQDEAGFGRISKIGKAWAPKGVRPHVHSHYIREYRYCYGAVDAHTGESFFIIAGGCNTDWMNVFLKQLSEAYPDDYILLVMDNAVWHKSSTLEKPHNIGFEFIPPYTPEMNPIEQVWAEIRKRGFKNKAFKTLDDVINKLQEVIRELDWSILKPIVSRQWFKNT; encoded by the exons ATGAAACTTACTATCGAACAAACGAAAGAATTAAAAACTTATTTGAAAGATAAAACCTATTCTCCATTTCATAGACGACTTCAAGTTATCTTGTTCAGAGCAGAAGGTCTTAGCTATAAGGAAATCACTAACCTCATCGGCTATTCAAAGTATACAATCTGGTCCTTACAGCGCAAGTACGAACTTGAGGGGATTTCAGCTCTAGTAAGAGAAACGCGAGGTGGACGGAACCGTCAATATTTAACCCTTCAAGAAGAGGAAGCGTTTCTAAAAGAACAGTTAACAGCCTCACTAAATGGCGAATTTGTGACGATAAACTCTCTCTATGAAGCTTATCAGAAACGGGTTGGACACCCTACGACCAAGGAAGGATTCTATGCCATTCTTAAACGCCATGGTTGGCGCAAAGTGACGCCAAGACCAGAACACCCTAAAAAAGCAGACGCCGAAACGATTCTAGCGTCTAAAAATAAAATCTTCATTCACGAAAACAGGAA AAAGCGCTTCAAGAATAGTCGTCGCTATCATAAAGTCAGGCTAATGTATCAAGATGAGGCGGGTTTCGGTCGGATCAGTAAAATTGGGAAGGCCTGGGCACCAAAAGGGGTGAGACCGCATGTACATAGTCACTATATTCGTGAGTATCGCTATTGCTATGGTGCTGTTGATGCCCATACAGGAGAGTCCTTCTTCATTATCGCTGGGGGCTGTAATACAGATTGGATGAATGTTTTTCTCAAACAACTATCTGAAGCTTATCCTGACGATTATATTTTATTAGTGATGGACAATGCCGTTTGGCATAAATCAAGTACCTTAGAGAAACCACATAATATTGGTTTTGAGTTTATTCCTCCCTATACTCCTGAAATGAATCCAATTGAACAAGTTTGGGCTGAGATTCGAAAGAGAGGGTTTAAGAATAAAGCTTTTAAAACACTAGACGATGTGATAAACAAGCTTCAAGAAGTAATACGAGAGTTAGATTGGTCTATTTTAAAACCAATTGTTAGTAGACAATGGTTTAAAAACACTTGA
- a CDS encoding glycine--tRNA ligase subunit beta produces MTKNLLVELGLEEIPAYIVTPAMHQLRDRMATFLTDNRLAFDSIDVFSTPRRLAVRVRGLADQQTDLTEDFKGPAKKIALDADGNFTKAAEGFVRGKGLTTADIEFREIKGEEYVYVTKHEAGQPAKTVLAAIPEVLKAMSFPVSMNWASNKFAYIRPVHTLTVLLDDEALDMDFLDISSARISRGHRFLGNETEIASADSYEADLRAQFVITDPAERQNMIVEQIKAIEDKHNVTVEIDEDLLNEVLNLVEYPTAFMGSFDTKYLEVPEEVLVTSMKNHQRYFVVRDKSGKLLPNFISVRNGNDQYLDNVIKGNEKVLVARLEDGEFFWREDQKLKIADLVERLKVVTFHEKIGSLYEHMARTKVIAEKLADLAGLSADEKADVARAADIYKFDLLTGMVGEFDELQGIMGEKYALLAGEKPAVAAAIREHYLPNSAEGELPESKVGAVLALADKFDTLLSFFSVGLIPSGSNDPYALRRATQGIVRILEAFGWEIPLDQLIAELYSLNFASLTYDNQPAVMDFIRARVEKMMDKAIPKDIREAVLASSTFVVRLQLAASSAIFQKSKEADYKEAVENLSRVFNLAEKAEATAIDEALFENDQEKALAAAVAGLELTEDMAGNLDKLFALSPVIAAFFDNTMVMVEDAAVKANRLALLKALADKASAVAIFNLLNSK; encoded by the coding sequence ATGACAAAGAATTTACTTGTTGAACTTGGCTTGGAAGAAATTCCTGCCTACATCGTAACCCCAGCCATGCACCAGTTGCGTGATCGCATGGCAACCTTTTTGACAGACAATCGCTTGGCTTTTGACAGCATTGATGTCTTTTCAACGCCACGCCGTTTGGCTGTTCGTGTCCGTGGTTTGGCAGACCAGCAGACTGATCTTACAGAAGATTTCAAGGGTCCTGCTAAGAAGATTGCCTTGGATGCAGACGGGAACTTCACTAAAGCTGCAGAAGGCTTTGTCCGTGGCAAAGGCTTGACGACAGCGGACATCGAATTCCGCGAAATCAAGGGCGAAGAGTATGTCTATGTGACCAAGCATGAAGCGGGTCAGCCAGCTAAGACCGTTCTGGCGGCCATTCCAGAGGTCTTGAAGGCTATGAGCTTCCCTGTCAGCATGAACTGGGCGTCCAATAAATTCGCCTACATCCGTCCTGTCCACACCTTGACCGTTCTCTTGGACGACGAGGCATTGGATATGGATTTCTTGGACATTTCATCCGCTCGCATCAGCCGAGGTCATCGTTTCCTTGGAAATGAAACAGAGATTGCAAGTGCAGATTCATACGAGGCAGACTTGCGTGCACAGTTTGTCATTACAGACCCCGCAGAGCGTCAAAATATGATTGTTGAGCAAATCAAGGCTATCGAGGACAAACACAATGTGACAGTTGAGATTGATGAAGACCTGCTCAATGAAGTTCTCAACCTGGTCGAGTACCCAACTGCCTTCATGGGTTCTTTTGACACCAAATACTTGGAAGTACCAGAGGAGGTTCTGGTTACTTCTATGAAAAATCACCAACGTTACTTCGTGGTGCGGGATAAGTCTGGTAAACTCTTGCCAAACTTCATCTCCGTTCGTAACGGGAATGACCAGTACCTTGACAATGTCATCAAAGGAAATGAAAAAGTCTTGGTGGCTCGTTTGGAAGATGGTGAATTCTTCTGGCGTGAAGACCAAAAACTCAAGATTGCTGACTTGGTGGAACGCCTAAAAGTCGTGACCTTCCATGAGAAAATCGGCTCGCTTTACGAGCACATGGCACGCACAAAAGTCATCGCAGAAAAACTGGCTGACTTGGCAGGCTTGTCTGCGGATGAAAAAGCAGATGTGGCACGTGCGGCGGACATCTATAAGTTTGACCTCTTGACAGGAATGGTCGGCGAGTTTGATGAATTGCAAGGGATTATGGGTGAGAAGTATGCCCTTCTTGCAGGGGAAAAACCTGCGGTGGCAGCAGCAATCCGTGAGCACTACTTGCCAAACTCAGCAGAAGGCGAATTGCCTGAAAGCAAGGTCGGTGCGGTCTTGGCACTGGCTGATAAATTTGATACCCTCCTATCCTTCTTCTCAGTTGGCTTGATTCCGTCTGGTTCAAACGACCCTTACGCTCTTCGTCGTGCGACACAGGGTATCGTGCGGATATTGGAAGCCTTTGGCTGGGAAATTCCATTGGATCAGTTGATTGCGGAGTTGTACAGCTTGAACTTTGCCAGCTTGACTTATGACAACCAGCCAGCTGTGATGGACTTTATCCGTGCCCGTGTAGAGAAGATGATGGATAAGGCCATTCCGAAAGACATCCGTGAGGCTGTGCTTGCTAGCTCAACCTTTGTGGTCAGACTACAACTGGCAGCCAGCTCTGCTATTTTCCAAAAATCAAAAGAGGCTGACTACAAGGAAGCCGTGGAAAACTTGTCACGGGTCTTCAACTTGGCTGAAAAGGCGGAGGCGACTGCGATTGACGAGGCCCTCTTCGAGAACGACCAGGAAAAAGCCCTTGCTGCAGCAGTGGCTGGCTTGGAGTTGACAGAAGATATGGCGGGCAACTTGGACAAGCTCTTTGCTCTCAGCCCAGTCATCGCGGCCTTCTTCGACAACACTATGGTCATGGTAGAAGACGCGGCAGTCAAAGCCAACCGCTTGGCTCTCTTGAAAGCCTTGGCGGATAAGGCAAGTGCTGTGGCGATCTTCAATCTCTTGAATAGCAAGTAG